One window of the Leucobacter komagatae genome contains the following:
- the dprA gene encoding DNA-processing protein DprA, which yields MTTTTSSRSSMERDRDLLARFAWSRIVEPGDRAAAVLINAFGAAEALQRLAAIDEQIKKRVVNASYAPLAEKWLARHDMSQAQRELEQALAAGLTALLPDDELWPARLGDQESADPLAPAQPLMLWARGDVALLQKPSLAITGARACTGYGEHVTREIADHAAQHSVTVLAGASYGIDGAAHRAALAAGGKTVAVLASGVDRAYPAGHRDLIDRIAEQGLVVSEIPPGTAPTRHRFQMRGRIIAALAGAVVIPEAGLRSGALRVAQQAHGIGRPVGAVPGPVTSAASAGCHMLLQQGTAQLVADGEEALAFIMRSNGCNEEGVPA from the coding sequence ATGACCACGACAACGAGCAGCCGCAGCAGCATGGAAAGAGACAGAGACCTCCTCGCGCGCTTCGCCTGGAGCCGCATCGTCGAGCCCGGCGACCGCGCGGCAGCGGTGCTGATCAACGCGTTCGGGGCTGCAGAGGCACTGCAGCGACTCGCCGCCATCGACGAGCAGATCAAGAAGCGCGTCGTGAACGCGTCCTACGCGCCTCTCGCTGAGAAGTGGCTCGCCCGTCACGACATGTCGCAGGCCCAGCGCGAGCTGGAGCAGGCACTGGCCGCAGGTCTCACGGCTCTGCTGCCCGACGACGAGCTCTGGCCTGCGCGCCTCGGCGACCAAGAAAGCGCAGACCCGCTCGCACCGGCTCAGCCCCTCATGCTCTGGGCTCGCGGCGACGTTGCGTTGCTCCAGAAGCCGAGCCTTGCGATCACCGGGGCCCGCGCCTGCACCGGCTACGGCGAGCACGTGACCCGCGAGATCGCAGATCACGCAGCGCAGCACAGCGTCACCGTGCTGGCTGGCGCCTCCTACGGCATCGACGGCGCGGCTCACCGTGCTGCACTGGCGGCCGGCGGCAAGACCGTCGCGGTGCTCGCGAGCGGAGTGGACAGAGCCTATCCCGCAGGCCACCGGGATCTGATCGACCGCATCGCTGAGCAGGGCTTGGTCGTCAGCGAGATACCTCCTGGCACCGCGCCAACGCGGCACAGGTTCCAGATGCGCGGTCGGATCATCGCAGCGCTGGCGGGCGCAGTGGTCATTCCCGAGGCGGGCCTGCGCTCTGGCGCGCTGCGGGTGGCACAGCAGGCGCATGGCATCGGCAGGCCCGTCGGCGCTGTGCCGGGTCCCGTCACCAGCGCAGCGAGTGCGGGCTGCCACATGCTCCTGCAGCAGGGCACAGCGCAGCTGGTTGCAGACGGCGAGGAAGCGCTCGCCTTCATCATGCGGAGCAACGGTTGCAACGAAGAAGGAGTACCAGCATGA
- a CDS encoding single-stranded DNA-binding protein, with the protein MPKQKQAQKQTQNRITVSGVVGNVIKRGTTKKGQPYVSFQITVQEGPRGGEKHAVPYTVNAFRRLAENASQSLKPGDRLLVTGTVKEMLWQRPDRLVTQRTITAERIGRDLS; encoded by the coding sequence ATGCCTAAGCAAAAGCAAGCGCAAAAGCAAACACAGAACCGGATCACCGTCTCGGGCGTCGTCGGAAACGTCATCAAGCGCGGCACCACGAAGAAGGGCCAGCCCTACGTCTCGTTCCAGATCACCGTCCAGGAGGGCCCTCGCGGCGGCGAGAAGCACGCTGTGCCCTACACCGTGAACGCGTTCCGCCGGCTCGCCGAGAACGCGTCTCAGAGCCTCAAGCCCGGTGACCGTCTGCTCGTGACCGGCACCGTCAAGGAAATGCTCTGGCAGCGACCGGATCGTCTCGTCACGCAGCGCACCATCACTGCCGAGCGCATTGGGCGCGACCTGTCCTAG
- the cmtR gene encoding Cd(II)/Pb(II)-sensing metalloregulatory transcriptional regulator CmtR, which yields MLTIASRLDVMNRLGRAMADPTRSRILMTLLGGPSYPAVLSRELELTRSNVSNHLTCLRDCGIVVAEPEGRQTRYEIADPHLAAALVALVDVTLAVDEHAPCVDSSCTVPGCCGTGADA from the coding sequence ATGCTGACTATTGCTTCGCGCCTCGACGTCATGAACCGGCTCGGCCGGGCCATGGCGGATCCGACGCGCTCCCGGATCCTGATGACGTTGCTCGGTGGGCCGAGCTACCCGGCCGTCCTTTCGCGTGAGCTGGAGTTGACGCGCTCGAACGTGTCGAACCACCTGACTTGCCTGCGGGACTGCGGGATCGTGGTCGCTGAGCCTGAGGGCCGCCAGACCCGCTATGAGATCGCTGATCCGCACCTCGCGGCGGCGCTCGTCGCGCTGGTGGATGTGACGTTGGCTGTCGATGAGCACGCGCCGTGTGTGGACTCGTCTTGCACGGTGCCGGGCTGCTGCGGTACAGGGGCGGACGCGTGA
- a CDS encoding helix-turn-helix domain-containing protein translates to MTRKPPGRGPAVMGRHSRNVAAGVRALRQSNGLTLGDLAKRTGEHGRTITTTQLSRLENGARTISVDDLFVLAEALEVETCVLTHFDEFELRTELVHATDAASRAAEQTKETSS, encoded by the coding sequence ATGACCAGGAAACCACCAGGCAGGGGACCCGCTGTCATGGGTCGGCATAGCCGAAACGTCGCCGCCGGCGTGCGGGCGCTCCGCCAGTCCAACGGACTCACGCTGGGCGACCTCGCGAAGAGAACAGGAGAGCACGGCCGTACCATCACGACCACGCAGCTGAGCCGCCTGGAGAACGGTGCCCGGACGATCTCCGTCGACGACCTCTTTGTGCTCGCGGAGGCGCTGGAGGTCGAGACCTGCGTGCTCACCCACTTCGACGAGTTCGAGCTGCGCACGGAACTCGTGCACGCGACAGACGCTGCATCCCGTGCAGCAGAACAGACCAAGGAGACATCATCATGA
- a CDS encoding MerR family transcriptional regulator, giving the protein MKISEVAERSGVPASTLRYYERLGILSARRSPNGYRDFDENHLERLDFIASAKRLGLELPEIRRLLELADDGTCTGVKAAMQPLLADQLAAVERQLRILGNLQDQLRAAQVHVDGCPDSDQRCRSECAFRAFALGNPTREHRSNNQ; this is encoded by the coding sequence GTGAAGATCTCCGAGGTTGCCGAGCGCAGCGGGGTGCCGGCGAGCACGCTGCGCTACTACGAGCGCCTCGGGATCCTGTCCGCGCGCCGGAGCCCGAACGGGTACCGCGACTTTGACGAGAACCACCTCGAGCGGCTCGACTTCATTGCCTCTGCGAAGCGCCTCGGCCTCGAGCTACCCGAGATCCGCCGACTCCTTGAACTCGCCGACGACGGTACCTGCACCGGGGTGAAGGCTGCGATGCAGCCGCTGTTGGCTGATCAGCTCGCCGCCGTTGAACGGCAGCTTCGCATCCTGGGCAACTTGCAGGACCAACTGCGCGCGGCGCAAGTCCACGTGGACGGCTGCCCTGACAGCGACCAACGATGCCGCTCGGAGTGCGCCTTCAGAGCCTTCGCACTGGGAAACCCCACACGAGAACATCGATCGAATAACCAATAG
- a CDS encoding DUF4192 family protein, with product MTEPTILKATSSADFLAALPRLTGMTAPESLFVVLFDGKRTIGSARVDLPERLEEQLNDPGPELEAWLRQVVSIVNNGNPVVVVVQTRHRITKRPETSPQGVLKAVLTDILAATGITLRDALLQGSDGWASFADGAERPDLNWLDEIQQSPLHDPDHEPLSIDEWREQHPGRTAESSAEISTMAEQMLASGNEAKDQS from the coding sequence ATGACTGAACCGACGATACTCAAGGCCACGAGCAGCGCCGACTTCCTCGCCGCGCTGCCGCGCCTCACCGGCATGACCGCCCCTGAGAGCCTGTTCGTCGTGCTGTTCGACGGCAAGCGCACCATCGGCTCAGCCCGCGTCGATCTGCCCGAGCGCCTCGAAGAGCAGCTGAACGATCCAGGCCCCGAGCTGGAGGCGTGGCTGCGCCAAGTCGTCTCCATCGTGAACAACGGTAATCCGGTAGTCGTGGTCGTCCAGACCAGGCACAGGATCACGAAGCGGCCGGAGACAAGTCCCCAAGGCGTACTGAAGGCAGTGCTGACAGACATACTCGCCGCTACCGGTATAACACTTCGGGACGCGCTGCTCCAGGGCTCGGACGGCTGGGCGAGCTTCGCAGACGGTGCCGAACGGCCTGATCTGAACTGGCTCGACGAGATCCAGCAGAGCCCGCTCCACGACCCGGACCACGAGCCGCTCTCGATCGACGAGTGGCGCGAGCAGCACCCCGGCCGGACCGCCGAAAGCAGCGCAGAGATCAGCACCATGGCCGAGCAGATGCTCGCCTCTGGCAATGAAGCGAAGGACCAGTCATGA
- a CDS encoding arsenic resistance protein, protein MRKTMEWMERQQVALFVAGLAIGAIIGLAWPAVAHPAELAIQPMLALLLYATFLGIPFGRIGQAFRDWRFLATLLVVNFALVPAIAWLLSRIVAHDQVLLVGVLFVLLTPCIDYVIVFAGLAGGDEEKLLAATPLLMLTQMVLLPLYLWLFVGAEFVESVEFAPFVEAFVLIIAVPLVAAALTQLAAARWRIGKMVERIALGAMVPLMVATLAVVVSSQIAGVSAEFGSLLLAVPVYVLFAAVMVPVGILAGRVAGLDAPGRRAIVFSGATRNSLVVLPLVLALPAAFDLAPLVVVTQTLVELVAMVVFVRLVPKVVRTTLN, encoded by the coding sequence ATGCGGAAGACCATGGAATGGATGGAGCGGCAACAGGTCGCGCTCTTCGTCGCGGGGCTGGCAATCGGGGCCATCATCGGACTGGCCTGGCCCGCGGTCGCCCACCCCGCCGAGCTCGCGATCCAGCCCATGCTGGCGCTATTGCTCTACGCCACGTTCCTCGGCATCCCCTTCGGCAGGATCGGGCAAGCATTTCGGGACTGGCGGTTCCTCGCCACCCTCCTCGTCGTCAACTTCGCCCTGGTGCCCGCCATCGCGTGGCTGCTGTCGAGGATCGTCGCCCACGACCAGGTGCTCCTCGTCGGCGTGCTGTTCGTGCTGCTGACCCCGTGCATCGACTATGTCATCGTCTTCGCCGGACTCGCTGGCGGCGATGAGGAGAAGCTCCTGGCGGCTACCCCGTTGCTGATGCTCACCCAGATGGTCCTGCTGCCGCTGTACCTCTGGCTATTCGTCGGGGCGGAGTTCGTCGAATCTGTGGAGTTCGCCCCCTTCGTCGAGGCCTTCGTCCTCATCATCGCCGTGCCGCTGGTCGCTGCCGCGCTCACGCAGCTCGCCGCCGCCCGCTGGCGCATCGGGAAAATGGTCGAGCGCATCGCTTTGGGAGCGATGGTGCCTCTGATGGTCGCCACGCTCGCGGTCGTCGTCTCCTCGCAGATCGCTGGCGTGAGTGCGGAGTTTGGTTCGCTCCTGCTCGCGGTGCCGGTGTACGTCCTGTTCGCGGCCGTGATGGTGCCAGTGGGAATACTCGCGGGCAGAGTCGCCGGCCTTGACGCACCGGGCAGACGGGCGATCGTGTTCAGCGGCGCGACACGGAACTCACTCGTCGTACTGCCATTGGTACTCGCCCTGCCCGCAGCATTCGACCTCGCGCCGCTCGTCGTCGTCACACAGACCCTGGTCGAGCTTGTCGCCATGGTGGTCTTCGTTCGGTTAGTGCCGAAGGTCGTTCGCACGACCCTAAACTGA